In a single window of the Campylobacter fetus subsp. testudinum 03-427 genome:
- the dut gene encoding dUTPase, dimeric (Pfam match to PF08761.7 dUTPase_2) yields the protein MTYIKPIEEMLLLQQKLNDETNGKNWETGITKDKKLISWKRCIYMECAELVDSFAWKHWKAINKDPNLENVTIEIVDIWHFIMSLGLENYHTNKLGDIHTLAIDISSCSGFSEFCKEAYNIKEYNIYEIINDIEVIINRCSGFDINFFDLLKDYFRLSLKCGVNLSKLFEVYMGKNVLNKFRQDHGYKAGTYNKNWNGKEDNEVMSQILESGTNSMDEIYAKLEIEYNKIK from the coding sequence ATGACATATATAAAGCCGATAGAAGAAATGCTTCTTTTGCAACAAAAATTAAACGATGAAACAAACGGTAAAAATTGGGAAACTGGCATAACAAAAGACAAAAAACTCATAAGCTGGAAAAGATGTATCTATATGGAATGCGCAGAACTTGTAGATAGCTTTGCTTGGAAACACTGGAAAGCTATAAACAAAGATCCAAATTTAGAAAATGTAACTATAGAAATAGTCGATATCTGGCATTTTATTATGAGTTTAGGACTTGAAAATTATCATACAAATAAACTTGGCGATATCCATACTTTGGCTATTGATATAAGTTCTTGCAGCGGATTTAGCGAGTTTTGCAAAGAAGCTTACAATATAAAAGAGTACAATATTTATGAGATCATAAACGATATCGAAGTTATTATAAACAGATGTAGCGGATTTGATATAAATTTTTTCGATCTTTTAAAAGATTATTTCAGACTATCACTTAAATGTGGCGTAAATTTAAGTAAGCTTTTTGAAGTTTATATGGGGAAAAACGTACTAAACAAATTTAGACAAGATCACGGATACAAAGCTGGAACTTATAACAAAAACTGGAATGGTAAAGAAGATAACGAAGTGATGAGTCAAATTTTAGAATCAGGCACAAACTCGATGGATGAAATTTATGCAAAACTTGAGATTGAGTACAACAAAATTAAATGA
- a CDS encoding hypothetical membrane protein (DUF485 domain) (Pfam match to PF04341.8 DUF485) — MKAEIANFNILVEIRSHFAWFLFAVVAILYYTLMLLIGLAPEFLGLKIGSNPISLAILIGIFVIVTCVSLTGLYTYVANTFLDREFAGAIDRLEKAGLISEDGTLKKDEK, encoded by the coding sequence ATGAAAGCTGAAATAGCAAACTTCAATATACTAGTAGAGATAAGAAGTCATTTCGCATGGTTTTTATTTGCAGTAGTAGCAATTTTATACTATACTTTAATGCTTCTCATAGGGCTTGCTCCCGAATTTCTAGGACTCAAGATAGGCTCAAATCCTATTAGCCTTGCTATATTAATAGGCATTTTTGTCATCGTAACATGTGTTAGTTTAACAGGGCTTTATACATACGTCGCAAACACATTTTTAGATAGAGAATTTGCAGGCGCTATAGATCGTTTAGAAAAAGCTGGACTTATCAGTGAAGATGGCACGTTAAAAAAGGATGAAAAATGA
- a CDS encoding putative membrane protein (EI24 domain) (Pfam match to PF07264.7 EI24): MINILNLCINDFFKKKFILLSLLPMVFSVIVFSALMIFGGSELLVALKNLASNGEFLDKDGIVATILSFSIVKALILSSFYIFSGFFVIILSSALAGIIAGFLTPIVTKYVNKKYYNINIDPEVATSRVIKISIITFFKFIAILLICIPFLFVPFLNLFIINLPFFYLFYKFMLIDVASNCMDETMFEITMIKGAGLGFALSAVLFYLLCLIPFIGLFFQLFFVMFFTHLLFKKNQNQ, translated from the coding sequence ATGATAAATATACTAAATCTTTGCATAAATGATTTTTTTAAGAAAAAATTTATACTATTATCGCTTTTGCCGATGGTATTTTCCGTTATTGTATTTAGCGCACTTATGATATTTGGCGGGAGTGAGCTACTTGTAGCATTAAAAAATTTAGCTAGTAATGGAGAATTTTTAGATAAAGATGGCATAGTAGCGACTATACTATCTTTTAGCATCGTAAAAGCGCTTATTTTATCATCATTTTATATATTTAGCGGATTTTTCGTGATTATCTTAAGCAGTGCATTAGCAGGAATTATAGCTGGATTTTTAACACCCATAGTAACTAAATATGTAAATAAAAAATACTATAACATAAACATAGATCCTGAAGTAGCAACTTCTAGAGTTATCAAAATTTCTATAATAACTTTTTTTAAATTTATAGCTATTTTGCTAATTTGCATACCGTTTTTATTTGTTCCGTTTTTGAATTTATTTATCATAAATTTACCGTTTTTTTATCTGTTTTATAAATTTATGCTTATCGATGTTGCTTCAAACTGTATGGATGAAACCATGTTTGAAATAACTATGATAAAAGGTGCGGGTTTGGGATTTGCTCTTAGCGCAGTTTTATTTTACCTGCTATGTTTGATACCTTTTATAGGACTGTTTTTCCAGCTGTTTTTTGTTATGTTTTTTACGCATTTGCTATTTAAAAAAAATCAAAATCAATAG
- the actP gene encoding acetate permease (Pfam match to PF00474.13 SSF) — protein sequence MKKILLLPILISSINAAEIVVGEKSALNITAITLFLIFVFGTLIITYFSARKASGSNFYTAGGGISGFNNGMAMAGDFMSAASFLGISALVFTNGFDGLLYAIGFLAGWPVVLFLIAEKFRNLGKYTFTDIAAFRLKQRPIRAISAISALVCLCFYLIAQMVGAGELIKMLFGLDYNIAVVIVGLLMVIYVFFGGMHATTWVQIIKAGLLLIGVSILAFLVLKASNFDITTYFNDAIKVHPKGEAILNPGGFITDWVSAVSLGMALMFGTAGLPHILMRFFTVNSAKEARKSTFWATIFMSYFYVLVFIIGFGAIAFLTGKDVMGGTNMISIELARILGGNAFYGFICAVAFATILAVVSGLTISGANAIAHDLYANVIKHGKVSMESELKIGKIATIGIGIFAIFLGIIFQGQNVAFMVGLAFAIAASVNFPILFYSIYWKDLTTKGAFWGGLIGLLTVVGLTILGPGIWVKSFGFETAIFPYKDPAIFSMPVTFILVYLISKFDNSYRAKIDRSGFEAQYFRAQSGIGASKEATH from the coding sequence ATGAAAAAAATACTACTTTTACCGATATTAATTAGCTCCATTAACGCAGCTGAGATAGTAGTAGGAGAAAAAAGCGCCCTAAACATAACTGCTATAACTCTATTTTTGATATTTGTATTTGGAACACTCATTATCACATACTTTTCTGCTAGAAAAGCTTCTGGAAGCAACTTTTATACTGCAGGTGGAGGAATTTCGGGATTTAACAACGGTATGGCGATGGCAGGGGATTTTATGAGTGCAGCATCGTTTTTAGGTATCTCAGCACTTGTTTTTACAAATGGATTTGACGGGCTTTTATATGCTATAGGATTTCTAGCTGGTTGGCCTGTAGTTTTGTTTTTGATAGCTGAAAAATTTAGAAATCTTGGTAAATATACATTTACAGATATCGCGGCTTTTAGATTGAAACAACGCCCTATTAGAGCTATTTCTGCTATTTCTGCTTTAGTCTGTTTATGTTTTTATCTAATAGCTCAGATGGTCGGAGCTGGTGAGCTTATAAAAATGCTTTTTGGACTAGATTATAATATCGCTGTTGTCATAGTCGGGCTTCTTATGGTAATATATGTATTTTTTGGCGGTATGCACGCAACAACTTGGGTGCAGATCATAAAAGCAGGACTGCTTCTAATAGGAGTTAGCATTTTAGCGTTTTTAGTACTAAAAGCAAGTAATTTTGATATCACTACTTATTTTAACGACGCTATAAAAGTTCATCCAAAAGGTGAAGCTATACTAAATCCAGGTGGATTTATAACAGACTGGGTAAGTGCTGTTTCTCTTGGTATGGCTCTTATGTTCGGAACTGCTGGCTTGCCGCACATTTTGATGAGATTTTTTACCGTTAATTCTGCAAAAGAAGCTAGAAAAAGCACGTTTTGGGCGACAATTTTTATGAGCTATTTCTATGTTTTAGTATTTATAATAGGATTTGGAGCTATAGCGTTTTTAACAGGAAAAGATGTTATGGGTGGAACAAATATGATAAGTATAGAACTAGCTAGGATACTTGGTGGAAACGCATTTTACGGCTTTATTTGCGCGGTCGCTTTTGCAACTATACTTGCGGTTGTTTCAGGACTAACTATAAGTGGAGCAAATGCTATAGCACACGACTTATATGCAAATGTTATAAAACATGGAAAAGTATCTATGGAAAGTGAGTTAAAAATAGGAAAGATAGCAACTATAGGTATCGGAATATTTGCCATATTCCTTGGTATAATTTTTCAAGGTCAAAATGTCGCATTTATGGTAGGACTTGCTTTTGCTATAGCTGCAAGTGTCAATTTCCCTATACTATTTTACTCTATATACTGGAAAGATCTTACTACAAAAGGCGCATTTTGGGGCGGACTTATAGGACTTTTAACCGTAGTTGGGCTAACTATTTTAGGACCTGGAATCTGGGTAAAAAGCTTTGGATTTGAGACTGCGATATTTCCATATAAAGATCCAGCTATTTTTTCTATGCCAGTAACATTTATACTTGTATATTTGATATCTAAATTTGATAACTCATATAGAGCAAAGATCGATAGAAGCGGATTTGAAGCTCAGTATTTTAGAGCACAAAGTGGGATAGGAGCTAGCAAAGAAGCTACTCATTAA
- a CDS encoding Na+/Pi-cotransporter (Pfam matches to PF02690.11 Na_Pi_cotrans, and to PF02690.11 Na_Pi_cotrans), with amino-acid sequence MNKILIFLLVSVLCVLMYISKSFLVIICGVCIFLYAMVVLESSFSMFTAIESFLKKATSSRISGFGFGFFTVVVMQSSGLISVLTISFLSAGLISLASGLSIIYGANLGTVVGAWLVAGLGLKVDIALYAMPLIIIGVLFIFNKSEKLKGCGYFLLSIGLLFLGIAYMKSGFDNIKETIDLSKYAMTGISGLLVYTLIGLGVTVILQSSTATITIAITALGVNQISYENAVAIAIGSNVGSTIMAVIGSINANQEGKKLMVAHVIFNVTSAIATLIFINFFIFITDETAKVIGIRSDDYTMKLAIFHTYFNLTGVFIFYPLTDLMEKFLNKYIKFEYKRSKVDRAYYLNTDSIQFSDSALEVLTKEMKHLYANASSIIAKSISISKSDITSNLSAEEVISMRQNPIQINFDELYNNRFKEIYSQIIDFAITASSKAKKEDVSKFMDIRRVTLMLAEALKDMKNSQPNIYKFMTSSNIDAKNEYDKLRIKMLKSLRIMDKIANITDESSLKTELKELKQIYYDYEKDEINLDMLLGGKKITNKMATSLMNDTALIQNITKNMLRIIEVIFVHNNSKEDFEFIKQSIGES; translated from the coding sequence TTGAATAAAATACTAATTTTCCTACTCGTGTCAGTACTATGTGTTCTTATGTATATAAGCAAAAGTTTTTTAGTGATAATATGTGGAGTTTGTATATTTTTATACGCTATGGTGGTTTTAGAAAGTAGCTTTTCTATGTTTACTGCTATAGAAAGTTTCCTTAAAAAAGCCACTAGCAGCAGAATTTCTGGATTTGGTTTTGGTTTTTTTACGGTCGTAGTAATGCAATCAAGCGGTTTGATCAGTGTTTTAACCATATCGTTTTTAAGCGCCGGACTTATAAGCCTTGCTTCAGGACTTTCTATAATATATGGAGCAAATTTAGGTACGGTCGTAGGAGCGTGGCTAGTTGCCGGACTTGGATTAAAAGTAGATATAGCCTTATACGCTATGCCTCTTATCATCATAGGCGTTCTATTTATATTTAACAAATCTGAAAAATTAAAAGGTTGTGGATATTTTTTACTTAGTATAGGACTTCTATTTTTAGGTATCGCATATATGAAGTCTGGATTTGATAATATCAAAGAGACTATCGATCTCTCAAAGTACGCAATGACTGGTATAAGCGGACTTTTAGTTTATACCTTGATAGGTCTTGGCGTAACAGTGATATTGCAAAGTTCCACAGCGACCATTACCATAGCTATAACAGCTCTTGGTGTAAATCAGATCAGCTATGAAAATGCGGTTGCTATAGCCATCGGTTCAAACGTAGGAAGTACGATTATGGCGGTCATCGGCTCTATAAATGCAAATCAAGAAGGCAAAAAGCTGATGGTAGCACACGTGATATTTAACGTTACTAGTGCTATTGCAACGCTGATTTTCATAAACTTTTTTATATTTATCACCGATGAAACAGCAAAAGTCATCGGTATAAGAAGTGATGATTATACTATGAAACTTGCGATTTTCCATACTTATTTTAATCTTACTGGAGTTTTTATATTTTATCCGCTAACAGATTTGATGGAGAAATTTTTAAATAAATATATTAAATTTGAATACAAAAGAAGCAAGGTCGATAGAGCTTATTATCTAAACACCGATTCAATACAGTTTAGCGATAGCGCACTTGAAGTTTTAACAAAAGAGATGAAGCACTTATATGCAAATGCGAGTTCGATCATAGCAAAATCCATAAGCATAAGCAAATCCGATATAACTTCAAATTTAAGCGCAGAAGAGGTCATATCTATGCGGCAAAATCCGATACAAATAAATTTTGACGAGCTGTACAACAACAGATTTAAAGAAATTTATAGTCAGATAATAGACTTCGCTATAACAGCAAGCTCAAAAGCTAAAAAAGAAGACGTGAGCAAATTTATGGATATAAGGCGCGTAACATTAATGCTAGCTGAAGCGCTAAAAGATATGAAAAACTCTCAACCAAATATCTATAAATTTATGACTTCAAGCAATATAGACGCTAAAAACGAGTATGATAAACTAAGAATAAAAATGCTAAAAAGTTTAAGGATTATGGATAAAATAGCAAATATAACTGATGAAAGTAGCCTAAAAACAGAGTTAAAAGAGCTTAAACAGATATATTACGACTATGAAAAAGATGAGATAAACTTAGACATGCTTTTAGGTGGTAAAAAAATCACAAATAAAATGGCAACGTCCCTTATGAACGATACCGCTTTGATACAAAATATAACAAAAAATATGCTAAGAATAATAGAAGTTATATTCGTTCATAACAACAGCAAAGAGGACTTTGAGTTTATCAAACAAAGCATAGGAGAAAGTTGA
- a CDS encoding acyl-CoA hydrolase (Pfam match to PF03061.18 4HBT), giving the protein MMKDMGEPRIKIVAMPSDTNPAGNIFGGWILSQIDLAGSIAARELAPTRVVTISMKEVIFKEPVFIGDIVSCYAKVVSVGNTSITTVVKVVVQRLNDGGFVECVPVTTAEVTYVSVDEQGNKKPIDSELKRLHGFVC; this is encoded by the coding sequence ATGATGAAAGATATGGGCGAGCCACGTATAAAAATTGTTGCTATGCCTAGTGATACTAATCCGGCTGGAAATATATTTGGCGGGTGGATTTTGTCTCAAATCGACCTTGCTGGCTCGATAGCAGCTAGAGAACTAGCTCCGACTAGAGTTGTAACTATCTCTATGAAAGAAGTTATATTTAAAGAACCTGTTTTCATAGGTGATATAGTGAGTTGCTATGCAAAAGTTGTTAGTGTTGGAAATACATCTATAACAACAGTCGTAAAAGTAGTTGTTCAGCGTTTAAATGACGGAGGCTTTGTAGAGTGCGTTCCTGTTACTACTGCTGAAGTAACGTATGTAAGTGTAGATGAGCAAGGCAATAAAAAACCTATTGATAGCGAATTAAAGCGTCTTCACGGTTTTGTTTGCTAA
- the msrAB gene encoding bifunctional (RS)-methionine sulfoxide reductase A/B (bifunctional~Pfam matches to PF01625.17 PMSR, and to PF01641.14 SelR), translating into MKKILFLVATIFMTLFLNAKENDMRNLKEIYLAGGCFWGTQAYFDKIPGVVKTDVGYANGKSDKTDYRSLYYSGHAETVHISFDENIVNLAEILAHYFRIIDPFSINKQGNDVGSQYRTGIYYNDKSLEDEISKFIKNEQTKYDKKIAVEVEPLKNYVLAEEYHQKYLDKNPGGYCHVDLSLADKPLYDESKFKSPSKDELKAKLSDLQYAVTQEKSTEKPYSSEYDKFDKKGIYVDIVSKKPLFSSSDKFDAGCGWPSFTKPITTDALGYNRDLSHGMDRVEVTSNLANSHLGHVFTDGPKDKGGLRYCINGASLKFIPLEDMEKEGYKDYIIYVK; encoded by the coding sequence ATGAAAAAAATATTGTTTTTGGTAGCGACTATATTTATGACGCTATTTTTAAATGCAAAGGAGAATGATATGAGAAATTTAAAAGAGATATATCTAGCAGGAGGTTGCTTTTGGGGGACACAGGCGTATTTCGATAAGATACCTGGAGTCGTAAAAACCGATGTGGGATATGCAAACGGTAAGAGCGACAAGACTGATTATCGCTCACTTTATTACTCAGGTCACGCCGAGACTGTTCATATATCGTTTGATGAAAATATAGTAAATTTGGCTGAGATCTTAGCTCATTATTTTAGGATAATAGATCCATTTTCGATAAACAAACAAGGAAATGATGTCGGTTCGCAGTATAGAACAGGAATTTACTATAACGATAAGAGTTTAGAAGACGAAATATCTAAATTTATAAAGAATGAACAGACAAAATATGACAAAAAGATCGCAGTAGAAGTTGAGCCGCTTAAAAATTATGTTTTGGCTGAGGAGTATCATCAAAAGTATTTGGATAAAAATCCAGGCGGTTACTGCCACGTGGATCTAAGCCTTGCAGATAAGCCGCTTTATGATGAAAGTAAATTTAAATCGCCTTCAAAAGACGAACTTAAGGCAAAACTGTCTGATTTGCAGTATGCAGTAACTCAAGAAAAATCCACAGAAAAACCTTATAGCAGCGAGTATGATAAATTTGATAAAAAAGGAATTTATGTAGATATCGTGAGCAAAAAGCCACTTTTTAGTTCAAGTGATAAATTTGACGCGGGTTGTGGTTGGCCGAGTTTTACAAAGCCTATCACGACTGACGCGCTTGGGTATAACCGCGATTTAAGTCACGGTATGGATAGAGTGGAGGTCACTTCAAACCTTGCTAATAGCCATTTAGGTCACGTTTTTACTGATGGTCCAAAAGATAAAGGTGGGCTAAGATACTGCATAAATGGTGCTTCTTTGAAATTTATACCGCTTGAAGATATGGAAAAAGAGGGTTATAAGGATTATATCATTTATGTTAAATAG